A single Oncorhynchus mykiss isolate Arlee chromosome 24, USDA_OmykA_1.1, whole genome shotgun sequence DNA region contains:
- the LOC110504001 gene encoding SH3 domain-binding glutamic acid-rich-like protein isoform X37: MVIKVFLASSSGSTAIKKKQQDVLGFLEALKVDYAPLDIACSEDNRMWMRENVPVEKKPTNGIPLPPQIFNEESYCGDYETFFDAKEDNAVYAFLGLPPPPGSKAPVKEEEAQEEVEDEEAKGEDDQPVSEEEEEEEVTEEAEQEEEDE; encoded by the exons ATCAAAAAGAAGCAACAGGATGTGCTTGGGTTCCTGGAGGCCCTGAAAGTGGACTACGCTCCATTGGACATTGCCTGCAGTGAGGACAACCGCATGTGGATGAGGGAAAATGTCCCTGTGGAGAAAAAGCCCACCAACGGGATCCCTCTACCCCCTCAGATCTTCAACGAAGAGAGCTACTGTGGG GACTACGAGACATTCTTTGACGCCAAAGAAGACAATGCGGTATATGCCTTCCTGGGTCTGCCACCTCCTCCAGGTTCCAAG GCCCCCGTGAAGGAGGAAGAAGCCCAG GaggaagtagaggatgaagaggcTAAG GGAGAAGATGATCAGCCGGTTTCTGAG gaggaagaagaagaagaagtgacagaGGAAGCAGAG caggaagaagaggatgagtag
- the LOC110504001 gene encoding SH3 domain-binding glutamic acid-rich protein isoform X10 has protein sequence MVIKVFLASSSGSTAIKKKQQDVLGFLEALKVDYAPLDIACSEDNRMWMRENVPVEKKPTNGIPLPPQIFNEESYCGDYETFFDAKEDNAVYAFLGLPPPPGSKEAKEAYLLENGPVENGTIVNGTDDAEDEENLEAEEENIDDDTLKREVPMEECNGDEHTEEVEAEVGGETGEEASEEAAEEKAAEEKEAVEDTEESLENTKAPVKEEEAQEEVEDEEAKGEDDQPVSEEEEELRQLEQEEEDE, from the exons ATCAAAAAGAAGCAACAGGATGTGCTTGGGTTCCTGGAGGCCCTGAAAGTGGACTACGCTCCATTGGACATTGCCTGCAGTGAGGACAACCGCATGTGGATGAGGGAAAATGTCCCTGTGGAGAAAAAGCCCACCAACGGGATCCCTCTACCCCCTCAGATCTTCAACGAAGAGAGCTACTGTGGG GACTACGAGACATTCTTTGACGCCAAAGAAGACAATGCGGTATATGCCTTCCTGGGTCTGCCACCTCCTCCAGGTTCCAAG GAAGCGAAAGAGGCATATCTCCTTGAAAATGGGCCTGTTGAGAATGGAACCATTGTAAATGGAACTGATGATGCTGAGGATGAAGAGAACCTTGAAGCGGAGGAGGAGAACATTGATGATGACACACTA AAAAGAGAGGTTCCGATGGAGGAGTGCAATGGAGATGAACACACAGAGGAGGTGGAAGCAGAGGTgggaggagaaacaggagaggaagCATCAGAAGAGGCCGCAGAAGAGAAGGCGGCAGAGGAGAAGGAGGCAGTCGAAGACACAGAGGAATCCTTAGAGAACACT AAGGCCCCCGTGAAGGAGGAAGAAGCCCAG GaggaagtagaggatgaagaggcTAAG GGAGAAGATGATCAGCCGGTTTCTGAG GAGGAAGAAGAGCTGCGACAGCTTGAG caggaagaagaggatgagtag
- the LOC110504001 gene encoding SH3 domain-binding glutamic acid-rich-like protein isoform X26, which produces MVIKVFLASSSGSTAIKKKQQDVLGFLEALKVDYAPLDIACSEDNRMWMRENVPVEKKPTNGIPLPPQIFNEESYCGDYETFFDAKEDNAVYAFLGLPPPPGSKEAKEAYLLENGPVENGTIVNGTDDAEDEENLEAEEENIDDDTLKAPVKEEEAQEEVEDEEAKGEDDQPVSEEEEDE; this is translated from the exons ATCAAAAAGAAGCAACAGGATGTGCTTGGGTTCCTGGAGGCCCTGAAAGTGGACTACGCTCCATTGGACATTGCCTGCAGTGAGGACAACCGCATGTGGATGAGGGAAAATGTCCCTGTGGAGAAAAAGCCCACCAACGGGATCCCTCTACCCCCTCAGATCTTCAACGAAGAGAGCTACTGTGGG GACTACGAGACATTCTTTGACGCCAAAGAAGACAATGCGGTATATGCCTTCCTGGGTCTGCCACCTCCTCCAGGTTCCAAG GAAGCGAAAGAGGCATATCTCCTTGAAAATGGGCCTGTTGAGAATGGAACCATTGTAAATGGAACTGATGATGCTGAGGATGAAGAGAACCTTGAAGCGGAGGAGGAGAACATTGATGATGACACACTA AAGGCCCCCGTGAAGGAGGAAGAAGCCCAG GaggaagtagaggatgaagaggcTAAG GGAGAAGATGATCAGCCGGTTTCTGAG gaagaagaggatgagtag
- the LOC110504001 gene encoding SH3 domain-binding glutamic acid-rich protein isoform X15 — protein MVIKVFLASSSGSTAIKKKQQDVLGFLEALKVDYAPLDIACSEDNRMWMRENVPVEKKPTNGIPLPPQIFNEESYCGDYETFFDAKEDNAVYAFLGLPPPPGSKEAKEAYLLENGPVENGTIVNGTDDAEDEENLEAEEENIDDDTLKREVPMEECNGDEHTEEVEAEVGGETGEEASEEAAEEKAAEEKEAVEDTEESLENTKAPVKEEEAQEEVEDEEAKGEDDQPVSEEEEAPEEEEDE, from the exons ATCAAAAAGAAGCAACAGGATGTGCTTGGGTTCCTGGAGGCCCTGAAAGTGGACTACGCTCCATTGGACATTGCCTGCAGTGAGGACAACCGCATGTGGATGAGGGAAAATGTCCCTGTGGAGAAAAAGCCCACCAACGGGATCCCTCTACCCCCTCAGATCTTCAACGAAGAGAGCTACTGTGGG GACTACGAGACATTCTTTGACGCCAAAGAAGACAATGCGGTATATGCCTTCCTGGGTCTGCCACCTCCTCCAGGTTCCAAG GAAGCGAAAGAGGCATATCTCCTTGAAAATGGGCCTGTTGAGAATGGAACCATTGTAAATGGAACTGATGATGCTGAGGATGAAGAGAACCTTGAAGCGGAGGAGGAGAACATTGATGATGACACACTA AAAAGAGAGGTTCCGATGGAGGAGTGCAATGGAGATGAACACACAGAGGAGGTGGAAGCAGAGGTgggaggagaaacaggagaggaagCATCAGAAGAGGCCGCAGAAGAGAAGGCGGCAGAGGAGAAGGAGGCAGTCGAAGACACAGAGGAATCCTTAGAGAACACT AAGGCCCCCGTGAAGGAGGAAGAAGCCCAG GaggaagtagaggatgaagaggcTAAG GGAGAAGATGATCAGCCGGTTTCTGAG GAAGAAGAGGCCCCAGAG gaagaagaggatgagtag
- the LOC110504001 gene encoding SH3 domain-binding glutamic acid-rich protein isoform X14, translating to MVIKVFLASSSGSTAIKKKQQDVLGFLEALKVDYAPLDIACSEDNRMWMRENVPVEKKPTNGIPLPPQIFNEESYCGDYETFFDAKEDNAVYAFLGLPPPPGSKEAKEAYLLENGPVENGTIVNGTDDAEDEENLEAEEENIDDDTLKREVPMEECNGDEHTEEVEAEVGGETGEEASEEAAEEKAAEEKEAVEDTEESLENTKAPVKEEEAQEEVEDEEAKGEDDQPVSEEEEAPEQEEEDE from the exons ATCAAAAAGAAGCAACAGGATGTGCTTGGGTTCCTGGAGGCCCTGAAAGTGGACTACGCTCCATTGGACATTGCCTGCAGTGAGGACAACCGCATGTGGATGAGGGAAAATGTCCCTGTGGAGAAAAAGCCCACCAACGGGATCCCTCTACCCCCTCAGATCTTCAACGAAGAGAGCTACTGTGGG GACTACGAGACATTCTTTGACGCCAAAGAAGACAATGCGGTATATGCCTTCCTGGGTCTGCCACCTCCTCCAGGTTCCAAG GAAGCGAAAGAGGCATATCTCCTTGAAAATGGGCCTGTTGAGAATGGAACCATTGTAAATGGAACTGATGATGCTGAGGATGAAGAGAACCTTGAAGCGGAGGAGGAGAACATTGATGATGACACACTA AAAAGAGAGGTTCCGATGGAGGAGTGCAATGGAGATGAACACACAGAGGAGGTGGAAGCAGAGGTgggaggagaaacaggagaggaagCATCAGAAGAGGCCGCAGAAGAGAAGGCGGCAGAGGAGAAGGAGGCAGTCGAAGACACAGAGGAATCCTTAGAGAACACT AAGGCCCCCGTGAAGGAGGAAGAAGCCCAG GaggaagtagaggatgaagaggcTAAG GGAGAAGATGATCAGCCGGTTTCTGAG GAAGAAGAGGCCCCAGAG caggaagaagaggatgagtag
- the LOC110504001 gene encoding SH3 domain-binding glutamic acid-rich-like protein isoform X42: MVIKVFLASSSGSTAIKKKQQDVLGFLEALKVDYAPLDIACSEDNRMWMRENVPVEKKPTNGIPLPPQIFNEESYCGDYETFFDAKEDNAVYAFLGLPPPPGSKKAPVKEEEAQEEVEDEEAKEEEELRQLEEEEAPEQEEEDE; the protein is encoded by the exons ATCAAAAAGAAGCAACAGGATGTGCTTGGGTTCCTGGAGGCCCTGAAAGTGGACTACGCTCCATTGGACATTGCCTGCAGTGAGGACAACCGCATGTGGATGAGGGAAAATGTCCCTGTGGAGAAAAAGCCCACCAACGGGATCCCTCTACCCCCTCAGATCTTCAACGAAGAGAGCTACTGTGGG GACTACGAGACATTCTTTGACGCCAAAGAAGACAATGCGGTATATGCCTTCCTGGGTCTGCCACCTCCTCCAGGTTCCAAG AAGGCCCCCGTGAAGGAGGAAGAAGCCCAG GaggaagtagaggatgaagaggcTAAG GAGGAAGAAGAGCTGCGACAGCTTGAG GAAGAAGAGGCCCCAGAG caggaagaagaggatgagtag
- the LOC110504001 gene encoding SH3 domain-binding glutamic acid-rich protein isoform X13, whose protein sequence is MVIKVFLASSSGSTAIKKKQQDVLGFLEALKVDYAPLDIACSEDNRMWMRENVPVEKKPTNGIPLPPQIFNEESYCGDYETFFDAKEDNAVYAFLGLPPPPGSKEAKEAYLLENGPVENGTIVNGTDDAEDEENLEAEEENIDDDTLKREVPMEECNGDEHTEEVEAEVGGETGEEASEEAAEEKAAEEKEAVEDTEESLENTKAPVKEEEAQEEVEDEEAKEEEELRQLEEEEAPEQEEEDE, encoded by the exons ATCAAAAAGAAGCAACAGGATGTGCTTGGGTTCCTGGAGGCCCTGAAAGTGGACTACGCTCCATTGGACATTGCCTGCAGTGAGGACAACCGCATGTGGATGAGGGAAAATGTCCCTGTGGAGAAAAAGCCCACCAACGGGATCCCTCTACCCCCTCAGATCTTCAACGAAGAGAGCTACTGTGGG GACTACGAGACATTCTTTGACGCCAAAGAAGACAATGCGGTATATGCCTTCCTGGGTCTGCCACCTCCTCCAGGTTCCAAG GAAGCGAAAGAGGCATATCTCCTTGAAAATGGGCCTGTTGAGAATGGAACCATTGTAAATGGAACTGATGATGCTGAGGATGAAGAGAACCTTGAAGCGGAGGAGGAGAACATTGATGATGACACACTA AAAAGAGAGGTTCCGATGGAGGAGTGCAATGGAGATGAACACACAGAGGAGGTGGAAGCAGAGGTgggaggagaaacaggagaggaagCATCAGAAGAGGCCGCAGAAGAGAAGGCGGCAGAGGAGAAGGAGGCAGTCGAAGACACAGAGGAATCCTTAGAGAACACT AAGGCCCCCGTGAAGGAGGAAGAAGCCCAG GaggaagtagaggatgaagaggcTAAG GAGGAAGAAGAGCTGCGACAGCTTGAG GAAGAAGAGGCCCCAGAG caggaagaagaggatgagtag
- the LOC110504001 gene encoding SH3 domain-binding glutamic acid-rich-like protein isoform X33: protein MVIKVFLASSSGSTAIKKKQQDVLGFLEALKVDYAPLDIACSEDNRMWMRENVPVEKKPTNGIPLPPQIFNEESYCGDYETFFDAKEDNAVYAFLGLPPPPGSKAPVKEEEAQEEVEDEEAKGEDDQPVSEEEEELRQLEEEEEEEVTEEAEQEEEDE from the exons ATCAAAAAGAAGCAACAGGATGTGCTTGGGTTCCTGGAGGCCCTGAAAGTGGACTACGCTCCATTGGACATTGCCTGCAGTGAGGACAACCGCATGTGGATGAGGGAAAATGTCCCTGTGGAGAAAAAGCCCACCAACGGGATCCCTCTACCCCCTCAGATCTTCAACGAAGAGAGCTACTGTGGG GACTACGAGACATTCTTTGACGCCAAAGAAGACAATGCGGTATATGCCTTCCTGGGTCTGCCACCTCCTCCAGGTTCCAAG GCCCCCGTGAAGGAGGAAGAAGCCCAG GaggaagtagaggatgaagaggcTAAG GGAGAAGATGATCAGCCGGTTTCTGAG GAGGAAGAAGAGCTGCGACAGCTTGAG gaggaagaagaagaagaagtgacagaGGAAGCAGAG caggaagaagaggatgagtag
- the LOC110504001 gene encoding SH3 domain-binding glutamic acid-rich-like protein isoform X40 → MVIKVFLASSSGSTAIKKKQQDVLGFLEALKVDYAPLDIACSEDNRMWMRENVPVEKKPTNGIPLPPQIFNEESYCGDYETFFDAKEDNAVYAFLGLPPPPGSKAPVKEEEAQEEVEDEEAKGEDDQPVSEEEEELRQLEQEEEDE, encoded by the exons ATCAAAAAGAAGCAACAGGATGTGCTTGGGTTCCTGGAGGCCCTGAAAGTGGACTACGCTCCATTGGACATTGCCTGCAGTGAGGACAACCGCATGTGGATGAGGGAAAATGTCCCTGTGGAGAAAAAGCCCACCAACGGGATCCCTCTACCCCCTCAGATCTTCAACGAAGAGAGCTACTGTGGG GACTACGAGACATTCTTTGACGCCAAAGAAGACAATGCGGTATATGCCTTCCTGGGTCTGCCACCTCCTCCAGGTTCCAAG GCCCCCGTGAAGGAGGAAGAAGCCCAG GaggaagtagaggatgaagaggcTAAG GGAGAAGATGATCAGCCGGTTTCTGAG GAGGAAGAAGAGCTGCGACAGCTTGAG caggaagaagaggatgagtag